The DNA window CAGATTTATGCAATAGTTGGTCGCAAATTGCCCGCGATGCAGGCTGAAAAATACGGTTCCAAAGTAATGCGAGACACAGCCGAGGGGCTTTGGAATACGGGATGTGAAAGAACTTTCAACAACTGGTagagaatttaaaatttcaacgcGAACTCGCCTCAACGCGACTTTTGTCGCAGAACCACTTTATCGCCTTCCCGTTCCCACGGATGAATAAACCATCGTTTCTACTTtatcgctctctctctctctctctctctctctctctctcactcactcatTCTGTGTcatacatatttattcataCACAGAGTGTACACCAATTTGTACACAGCTGTAATGGCGACGTTCGTTCCGGTCTCGCGTCGCCTGAATCACGTCTTGAACCGAAAGGGCCTCGAGTATACAAACCGTGGATACAGAGGATTCGGAAGCTTTCGAGAAGGTTGCGCGTGGAGCGGCATAAAACGCTTCAATGTTTTTAACCAGAGGCTCTACTCGCACTTGCTATACTCAGCACTCTCCGCTTATCCCTCTACAACACCATTCGTGCCTCCGACCGCATTGCGAAATATCGTTTTTCACCACAGATAACTCTATGGGGATGTCAGGGTGGTTcttgttttggttttttttgaaacttgaccGTCACGCCATCCAAATTGCTTCCAAATAGATAAATCGAAATCTCCTTAAACGCAGGAGTCCTCTATCTCACCCCTAAACCCTCTCtttttcgtttaaaatatacacatttttactgaaatttcCTCGTTGCAGGCTCTCCCCAAGATAGGCTTTGGGGTCCCTACAATCCTGGAACTCAGGATAGGACCTGGCCTCGGCCTAGGCCTCGGCCACAACCTACCACCACGACTACCACGACGATAAGGCCCTGGAGAACACGGCCAACGTGGCCAACCCGCCCAGTACGGCCAACGCGGCCGTACGATTACCCGAAGGAACCGTGGGGACGACGTCCGGAGAAACCAAACCACAGGATTCACCGTCCTGAAACACCTACGAAACAGAGGCCGGACAACAATCCAGGATACCATCCACGGACGGACAATTCCATCCCCAAGACCTGCGACACGAGCTACGACGCCATCAGCGTCATCAGAAACGAGATATTCATCTTCAAGGATCGGGTGAGTGCCCTGATATTGTGCGAAATCGTTGGCATTATCGCATAGtatttggaagaaatttatattcatctAGGTAATAGTTCGTTCTAGATGAGACGTAAATTCAAGTCACGTTGTATTTATGGTAACATAATACACGAGGTGCGAATTTATTCCGACGACTTAAAATCCGATTATcctattttgtaaaaattgtttccttCTCCGTTATTTATTGTTCGGTGTGATGATTTCGCTAATTTTCGTTCCAGTACTTCTGGAGGGTTTCGGACAAAGGTCTCATGCCTGGATACCCGGCCGAGATAActcgtttcttcaaattcaCTCAGAACATTCACCACGTCGATGCCGTCTACGAGCGGCCCAACAAGAAGAtcgtcttcttcgtcggcAGGCACTATTACGTTTTCAGCGGAAGCCAGCAGGAGAATGGCTATCCGAGGCCACTTACCGACCTTGGACTTCCAGCCCAGTTGACCAAGATCGACGGTGCTATGATATGGGGATACAATCAGCAGACCTATTTCTTCAGCGGACACCTGTACTGGAGGTAAACTTATGCGAcagataattaattatccttTCTCCCCGTTCGTCGATGCGAATAATTGCAATGTTATTTGCAAGaatctttatttctttctttcttgtcTGTTTTAGATTCGACGAGGCCGCCAAAAAGGTCGAATTGGATTACCCAAGAGACATGGCCATGTTTGCCGGGGTCAGTCCCAACATAGATGCCGTTTTCCAAGCGAAGAACGGTCAGTGTGCTGATTCTCTCATTGCTACTTCATTatcttttatcatttttcagcTTAAATAAGTCTCAACGACGTTACTTGACCAGGAGATTTCAATTCTAccattttcgtttcttttttttttatttttattctattattttttttgtatttaaataattccTACAATCGCACAGACGTATTAACGATTCCGTGGCATTATAAACTGCAAGGCGTTAGAGTTGAagcggtgtttttttttttttatgaattattgGCAAAGTTCCTCAATATGCTGTATAATATACGGCCGGCATATGCGGGAGAAGAGGGCAAaagaaatagaataaataaatgtaaaaaattgatacaatcGGAGTACGCAGatgagatttatttttcataaccGCAAGTTGCGTTGAGACATGActttattaatttcataatGCAGGAATACATATTTTAGTTTTATACTCTCGCCTCAGTGACTTCGTGTACTTTGCGTAAAGTGTATTTATGGATGGATTATTGGTTTCAGCTAAAACGTATTTCTTCAAAGGGAAGGGATTCTGGGAGTTTGACGATCTTCGGATGAGGgtgaagaaagaaagacaGACACTCTCAGCCCCGGTTTGGATGCACTGTCCAAGGGTGTACGaagatgaggatgaggatgagaaCAGCAATTTGCCGCAGAAGGACAGGATTACGGCTGTTAATTCGAGTACGCAAACTGTTGCAACACTTTACGGCTTCGTATTCATCTGTGCCGTTATCCTGAGGTTATAGTAGAACGAATTTATGcattaaaagaaagaaaaaaaaatccctatCCCGATACGGAATGTATACGATTTTCTCGTACATTCGAAtaacacacacatacacacacacacacaagcaCACGTACACGCACAATTTTCATATCTCGGGTATAATCAAACCTatcgaataaaattcgaaCAGCTGCTTAATTCGCCGTCTGCACCCCTGATTGTTAATTGAATTATTGACGAAAGCTGAAGGGTATAATTTCGGATTTTCCGTTGCACAATAGAGCTATGAATTGATCCGCCCACTATAGCTTTCGCTCACATACCACGTGAAATATATCTGAATGTTTTGTACGTGCACTGCACACTTACACTGCCATATGAACGAAAAACTAGTAAGAACAATACATGTGAGAATTTAcctattctctttttttcttccattcggATAGAGGATTAGATACCAATGCGTTAGCTTACAATGTTTTTTGTTACGTGCCGGAAAATGAATTAcctattttttatcatttttctactGGATGGGCGTGCACGTTTAGTAAGAAACTGCAAATTTTATGCAGTTGACCGaaagatattttgaaaatgacgGTTAGTTGCGAGAATTATCATAATATTTACGTATAAGAGAACGACCAATACTTTTTATTCGGTCGAATTCAATTGTGACGTCAAATCAATATGCATAATCATTATCCATGCCGTTCAACTGTATTCGATCAAACTACCATTCTCTGACTTTGATTTATACTCATTTTTGTATACCATAGTTAATTATACGTAACATATAATCTAGGACAATTTATCGTATAGTGTCAGGTAATAGCTGTAATTTTCCTTGTACCAGACAgttacttattattattattattattattttattttatttcatattacTTTTTAATGACTTTTTGATTCATATACTTTTTATATTTAacttgtatttatatttatacaaatatatatatagatatgcTAACGGTTGCGAAATGCAAGAACGTAACGACCATATGGCAGTGCAATACTGATACAACATTGAacaagtttataaaatttattatctcAGTCAAAAATCCCCCCCCCCgttggttttgtttttttatcttgaTCAATTCATCACAATAAGAATTTCATGATGCTTGCACAATCGGGAAGACGATTTGACTGAACCAAGttaaaaaatgatgacaaTTTAGTGAAACCTGAGGCCTTTTTGTAATCCGTACGAAATTTTGAAGAGAAAGTGTCTACCTGTACGAATTCTAAAATATGACACTACCAAGAATTCAATGAACGATAACTCGGTACTGTATGAAGACGTGTGAAAACGAAGCAGTTTTAGATAATTTGTGTTTTTCTATACATggtttaattatattttgacACTTTTATGGAATTTCTGCAGTTAAAGGGTGTTTACATTTTCGTTCATCAAACGGTTTTAGTCAGAGtagaataaagttgaatttatttaaacgaggttaataataataccaagGTTTATCAATTGCGGATAATATTATTGGTAATCTACTTCTGGAATCGAAGAAAAACGATACAATTTTACTAAGTGAATACTTACATAGTTCTATCAGTTGTATAACTGTGATATTTATATAATCTGAGAGAATAGGTAGAATATTTATATGTGCTAAGTTTATACTATACAAATAAAAACTATTGCGGTGATGTCAAATTTAATGGGTTATCAACGGTGGTATCTGATCCGTCTACAACATTAAGAGATTAATTGAATACATGACAatcataatttcaatattacatCCACTGACCGATTCCGAATAACCAGGAAATCCGTTTCAAAGggataataaataatacgtGATAACGATCTCATACCACATAAATATGTGCTAACCTTCCGGGAGAAATCAACATAAGTTTTGCATTCATTTACTAAAACCATGGTAATCCATGTATAACTATATTATGTGTAATACGAGAAAATGGAAATGGCCTTCATCGATGTGAATAAgataatttatacaaaatccCAAAGCCTTACATGCCTAAGCCATTTTCGTCGTTCCACTTCTACCGAACAGAAGGTGTTTATGAGAAGTACGAACTGAGAGGgacgaaatatttgaatgaacaTTGATTCAAGCAGTGGTTGAATTACAGTTATACCAAATCTGAACGTCACATACTTActatattgtattttattattctgatatatatatatgtatatacaagaataaaatgtaatttcgtgtattcgaattttatttattctgaTTAACGTAAGAGATGACTGTCCTCCTTTCTTCTACACCCAACGAATGtgatgaataatgaaaaggataatatgaaagaaaagttaacccctttgtatttttggcgaaaattttcgcgattttgaaaagtgctggaataaattctttctggcactattccgacgtaattttgcgagagaaatcgattgggcgcagtctgaatacgctgcgatcaacgcatcaaaagttacagccaaaaaacaaaaacctgtgttttcgacatttttcagcaggtgctttttccttcgtaatttctctcctgttggtcccacgctcttttcgctgcgtttttcgagttcctgggggtccgatcggtcgggaaagggtcatacaaatcaattcggagacgaaagattttttggtcaaaaaaaaaggaaggttaacccctttgtatttttggcaaaaattttcgcgattttgaaaagtgctggaataaattctttctggcactatttcgacgtaattttgcgagagaaatcgattgggcgcagtctgaatacgctgcgatcaacgcatcaaaagttacagccaaaaaacaaaaacctgtgttttcgacatttttcagcaggtgctttttccttcgtaatttctctcctgttggtcccacgctcttttcgctgcgttttccgagttcctgggggtccaattggtcgggaaagggtcatacaaatcaattcggagacgaaagattttttggtcaaaaaaaaaggaaggttaacccctttgtatttttggcgaaaatcttcgcgattttgaaaagtgctggaataaattctttctggcactattccgacgtaattttgcgagagaaatcgattgggcgcagtctgaatacgctgcgatcaacgcatcaaaagttacagccaaaaaacaaaaacctgtgttttcgacatttttcagcaggtgctttttccttcgtaatttctctcctgttggtcccacgctcttttcgctgcgttttccgagtt is part of the Neodiprion virginianus isolate iyNeoVirg1 chromosome 5, iyNeoVirg1.1, whole genome shotgun sequence genome and encodes:
- the LOC124304470 gene encoding matrix metalloproteinase-2-like → MSLYVKLVIALFYVILQAAGAPHQTLYADGNVQRYLTQFGYLPETDPKLQSLRTESQLIEAIKELQRFGGIPVTGKIDEATIRLMKARRCALPDKPDSRFSTGANFDGIHHRRQKRYAIHGQKWDHTNLTWSLRTPRPRGLEVGGVRVALGQALDLWAVNSKLTFKEVNSDYADILVYFERGNHHDGHPFDGRGQVLAHAFFPGPQRGGDAHFDEDEAWLLEDDLAEEGTSLYTVAAHEFGHSLGLDHTSEQGALMYAWYQGFSRNDKLPEDDRIGIQQMYGSPQDRLWGPYNPGTQDRTWPRPRPRPQPTTTTTTTIRPWRTRPTWPTRPVRPTRPYDYPKEPWGRRPEKPNHRIHRPETPTKQRPDNNPGYHPRTDNSIPKTCDTSYDAISVIRNEIFIFKDRYFWRVSDKGLMPGYPAEITRFFKFTQNIHHVDAVYERPNKKIVFFVGRHYYVFSGSQQENGYPRPLTDLGLPAQLTKIDGAMIWGYNQQTYFFSGHLYWRFDEAAKKVELDYPRDMAMFAGVSPNIDAVFQAKNAKTYFFKGKGFWEFDDLRMRVKKERQTLSAPVWMHCPRVYEDEDEDENSNLPQKDRITAVNSSTQTVATLYGFVFICAVILRL